In Firmicutes bacterium ASF500, a single genomic region encodes these proteins:
- the dapL gene encoding LL-diaminopimelate aminotransferase, with translation MVKINENFLKLPGSYLFSEVARRIRVYGETHPGAEIIKLSIGDVTRPLVPAVTQAMHAAVDEMGTAEGFRGYGPEQGYEFLRQAIAQGDYAARGVDIQPGEIFISDGAKSDCGNIGDIFGVDNIVAICDPVYPVYVDTNAMAGRAGSFQEGLGRWDRLVYMPCVEENGFAPEPIRERADIVYICSPNNPTGAVMSREKLKAWVDWANAAGAVILFDSAYEAFITSPDVPHSIFEIEGARTCAIEFRSFSKIAGFTGNRCAYTVVPMELERGGAKLNSLWNRRQCTKFNGVPYVVQRGAAAVYTQEGRAQIMDNIGYYRENARVIREGLTAAGLTCFGGVDAPYIWLKTPEGVGSWDFFDQILDRANVACTPGAGFGPSGEGYVRLTAFGEAGATKTAVERVCKMFQ, from the coding sequence ATGGTAAAAATCAACGAAAACTTTTTAAAGCTGCCTGGAAGCTACCTCTTCTCTGAGGTGGCCCGGCGCATCCGGGTGTATGGCGAGACCCACCCCGGGGCGGAGATCATCAAGCTGTCCATCGGCGATGTGACCCGGCCTCTGGTCCCCGCCGTGACCCAGGCGATGCACGCCGCCGTGGACGAGATGGGGACGGCGGAGGGCTTCCGGGGCTATGGACCGGAGCAGGGCTATGAGTTCCTGCGCCAGGCCATCGCCCAGGGGGACTACGCCGCCCGGGGCGTGGACATCCAGCCCGGGGAAATCTTCATCTCCGACGGGGCCAAAAGCGACTGCGGCAACATCGGCGACATCTTCGGCGTGGACAACATCGTGGCTATCTGCGACCCGGTGTACCCCGTCTATGTGGATACCAACGCCATGGCCGGCCGGGCCGGGAGCTTTCAGGAGGGACTGGGCCGGTGGGACCGGCTGGTCTATATGCCCTGCGTGGAGGAGAACGGCTTCGCCCCGGAGCCCATCCGGGAGCGGGCGGACATCGTCTATATCTGCTCCCCCAACAACCCCACCGGCGCGGTGATGAGCCGGGAGAAGCTGAAGGCCTGGGTGGACTGGGCCAACGCCGCCGGGGCGGTGATCCTCTTCGACTCCGCCTATGAGGCCTTTATCACCAGCCCCGACGTGCCCCATTCCATCTTCGAGATCGAGGGGGCCCGGACCTGCGCCATTGAGTTCCGCTCCTTCTCCAAGATCGCCGGCTTCACCGGCAACCGCTGCGCCTACACCGTGGTGCCCATGGAGCTGGAGCGGGGCGGGGCCAAGCTGAACAGCCTCTGGAACCGCCGCCAGTGTACCAAGTTCAACGGGGTGCCTTACGTGGTCCAGCGGGGGGCCGCCGCCGTCTACACCCAGGAGGGCCGGGCCCAGATTATGGACAACATCGGCTACTATCGGGAGAACGCCCGGGTCATCCGGGAGGGTCTCACCGCCGCCGGACTGACCTGCTTCGGCGGAGTGGACGCCCCATACATCTGGCTCAAGACCCCCGAGGGGGTGGGCTCCTGGGACTTCTTCGACCAGATTCTCGACCGGGCCAACGTGGCCTGTACCCCCGGCGCGGGCTTCGGCCCCAGCGGGGAGGGCTATGTCCGCCTCACCGCCTTCGGCGAGGCCGGGGCCACCAAAACCGCTGTGGAGCGGGTCTGCAAAATGTTCCAATAA
- a CDS encoding hypothetical protein (UPF0758 protein), which translates to MSKKTIHTGHRGRLKEEFLTRGIEGWPDHKVLELILFYAIPQGDVNPLAHELIDRFGSLSGVLDALPEELMKVKGMGEHSSTMLKLFPAVLGRYLEGRTGPGRLIHTAAEAGHVLAPCLYGARNEMVYILCLDAKEKLLGVRKLSEGNIGSSDVTIRRAAEECLALRATFCYLAHNHVSGVALPSPEDVNTTQVIRAALEPLGVRLVDHLVFVDGDLVSIRESEAAGRGGFRMIYPGQW; encoded by the coding sequence ATGAGCAAAAAAACCATCCACACCGGCCACCGGGGGCGGTTGAAGGAGGAGTTTCTCACCCGGGGGATCGAGGGCTGGCCCGACCACAAGGTGCTGGAGCTGATTTTGTTCTACGCCATCCCCCAGGGGGATGTGAACCCCCTGGCCCACGAGCTCATCGACCGGTTCGGCTCCCTGTCCGGCGTGCTGGACGCCCTGCCCGAGGAGCTGATGAAGGTGAAGGGGATGGGGGAGCACTCTTCTACCATGCTCAAGCTGTTCCCTGCGGTGCTGGGCCGCTATCTGGAGGGCCGCACCGGCCCGGGGCGGCTGATCCACACCGCCGCCGAGGCCGGCCATGTGCTGGCTCCCTGCCTGTACGGCGCCCGGAATGAGATGGTCTATATCCTCTGCCTGGACGCCAAGGAGAAGCTGCTGGGGGTGCGGAAGCTGTCCGAGGGGAACATCGGCAGCTCCGACGTGACCATCCGCCGGGCGGCGGAGGAGTGTCTGGCCCTGCGGGCTACCTTCTGCTACCTGGCCCACAACCACGTCAGCGGGGTGGCCCTCCCCTCCCCGGAGGACGTGAATACCACCCAGGTGATTCGGGCCGCCCTGGAGCCCCTGGGCGTGCGTCTGGTGGACCATCTGGTCTTTGTGGACGGCGATCTGGTGTCCATCCGGGAGAGCGAGGCCGCGGGCCGCGGCGGCTTCCGCATGATCTATCCGGGACAGTGGTGA
- the pyrE gene encoding Orotate phosphoribosyltransferase gives MTYKEEFITFMVRSGVLTFGDFTTKSGRKTPYFVNTGNYKTGAQAARLGDYYAACIQENLPQGIDCLFGPAYKGIPLAVSAAASLFRSYGRDLPYCFNRKEAKDHGEGGSMVGYKPQDGDRVAIIEDVVTAGTAVRESIELFKSVAKVDMKALFVSVDRMERGTRDCSTLDELRQDYGIQVFPIVTVKEVISFLHNNPVDGKVYIDDGMKARMEDYLTQYGAR, from the coding sequence ATGACCTACAAAGAGGAATTTATCACCTTCATGGTGCGCTCCGGCGTCCTTACCTTCGGGGACTTCACCACCAAGTCCGGGCGGAAGACCCCTTATTTTGTCAACACCGGAAACTATAAGACCGGAGCCCAGGCCGCGCGGCTGGGGGATTACTACGCCGCCTGCATCCAGGAGAACCTGCCCCAGGGGATCGACTGCCTCTTCGGCCCGGCCTACAAGGGCATCCCCCTGGCTGTCTCCGCCGCCGCCTCCCTCTTTCGCAGCTATGGCCGGGACCTGCCCTACTGCTTCAACCGCAAGGAGGCCAAGGACCACGGCGAGGGCGGGTCCATGGTGGGCTACAAGCCCCAGGACGGCGACCGGGTGGCCATCATCGAGGACGTGGTCACCGCCGGCACCGCCGTCCGGGAGTCCATCGAGCTGTTCAAGAGCGTGGCCAAGGTGGATATGAAGGCCCTCTTTGTCTCGGTGGACCGGATGGAGCGGGGCACCCGGGACTGCTCCACCCTGGACGAGCTGCGCCAGGACTACGGCATCCAGGTCTTCCCCATTGTCACCGTGAAGGAGGTCATTTCCTTCCTCCACAACAACCCGGTGGACGGAAAGGTCTACATTGACGACGGGATGAAGGCCAGGATGGAAGACTACCTGACCCAGTACGGGGCGCGGTAA
- the recD2 gene encoding ATP-dependent RecD-like DNA helicase, with protein sequence MSEQELELLEGTVSSVIYQNEENGYTILRLDVRGEEVTVVGPMAGVAPGEYLSVRGRWTRHPTYGPQMKAEVVDRRLPQSLKEIYHYLSSGAVKGVGKATARLIIEEFGEDALTVIEEDPEQLTKIKGVTRKRARQIGEVFRQQMGTRRLMEFLSEHQLPLELAALLRRAYGDVALEVVKANPYLLVNEEFEVEFSQADKLALSLGVGPEDPLRLEAGLVFELAHNNHNNGHTFLPRRKLVEATSALLSTPGEGLEDSLEDLLRRREAECEQVAGQEAVYLPALYEAETFIAQRVLEMSRAEPLPPEGLDKLIRRIEKEQRITYAPQQREAVELAAGCQVMLLTGGPGTGKTTCLRGVLALFEAMGLETALAAPTGRAAKRLGELCDTDASTIHRLLETGFDPRSGKLVFTRNTYNPLKADAVIVDETSMVDVPLMAALLDALDDGCRLVLVGDPDQLPSVGPGALFADLIRSGAVPTVRLTEIFRQAAQSAIVRSAHLINRGQIPDLRRNEGDFFCLARWDAQAVLDTVVDLCRRRLPERMGIPADQIQVLSPTRRRGTGTRALNQALQAALNPPLEGKGERRFGDWVFRSGDRVMQVRNNYDILWREEGGTDSGMGMFNGDVGVVRSIEKEIITVDFDGKVVEYTPDMLGELEPAFAVTVHKAQGSEYRAVILAAFEGAPMLMTRGVLYTAVTRARELFIVVGDPDAVAGMVNNNRQTRRYSGLRARLIGE encoded by the coding sequence ATGTCGGAGCAGGAATTGGAGCTGCTGGAGGGTACCGTCTCCTCTGTCATTTATCAAAACGAGGAGAACGGCTACACCATCCTCCGGCTGGATGTCCGGGGGGAGGAGGTCACGGTGGTGGGGCCCATGGCGGGGGTCGCGCCGGGGGAGTATCTGTCCGTCCGGGGGCGGTGGACCCGGCACCCCACCTACGGGCCCCAGATGAAGGCGGAGGTGGTGGACCGCCGCCTGCCCCAGAGCCTGAAGGAAATTTACCACTACCTGTCCTCCGGGGCGGTGAAGGGGGTGGGCAAGGCCACCGCCCGGCTCATCATCGAGGAGTTCGGGGAGGACGCCCTCACCGTGATCGAGGAGGACCCGGAGCAGCTGACGAAGATCAAGGGGGTCACCAGAAAGCGGGCCCGGCAGATCGGCGAGGTCTTTCGCCAACAGATGGGGACCCGGCGGCTGATGGAATTTCTGTCGGAGCATCAGCTGCCCCTGGAGCTGGCCGCCCTCCTCCGCCGGGCCTATGGAGACGTGGCTCTGGAGGTGGTGAAGGCCAACCCCTACCTGCTGGTGAATGAGGAGTTTGAGGTGGAGTTCTCCCAGGCGGACAAGCTGGCCCTGTCCCTGGGGGTGGGGCCGGAGGACCCCCTGCGGCTGGAGGCGGGGCTGGTCTTTGAGCTGGCCCACAACAACCACAACAACGGCCACACCTTCCTGCCCCGGCGGAAGCTGGTGGAGGCCACCAGCGCCCTGCTGAGCACCCCCGGCGAGGGGCTGGAGGACAGCCTGGAGGACCTGCTGCGCCGGAGGGAGGCGGAGTGTGAGCAGGTGGCGGGCCAGGAGGCGGTATACCTCCCCGCCCTGTATGAGGCCGAGACCTTCATCGCCCAGCGGGTGCTGGAGATGAGCCGGGCGGAGCCCCTGCCTCCGGAGGGGCTGGATAAGCTGATCCGCCGCATTGAGAAGGAGCAGCGCATTACATACGCCCCCCAACAGCGGGAGGCGGTGGAGCTGGCGGCGGGCTGTCAGGTGATGCTCCTCACCGGCGGGCCGGGGACGGGCAAGACCACCTGCCTCCGGGGGGTGCTGGCCCTCTTTGAGGCCATGGGGCTGGAGACCGCCCTGGCCGCCCCCACCGGACGGGCGGCGAAGCGGCTGGGGGAGCTGTGCGATACCGACGCCTCCACCATCCACCGGCTGCTGGAGACCGGGTTTGACCCCCGGTCGGGCAAGCTGGTCTTTACCCGGAATACCTATAATCCCCTAAAGGCCGACGCCGTCATCGTGGACGAGACCTCCATGGTGGACGTGCCCCTGATGGCCGCGCTGCTGGACGCCCTGGACGACGGGTGCCGCCTGGTGCTGGTGGGCGACCCGGACCAGCTGCCCTCGGTGGGGCCGGGGGCTCTCTTCGCCGACCTCATCCGCAGCGGCGCGGTTCCCACGGTCCGGCTGACGGAGATTTTCCGTCAGGCCGCTCAGAGCGCCATCGTCCGCAGCGCCCACCTCATCAACCGGGGGCAGATCCCCGACCTGCGGCGCAACGAGGGGGATTTCTTCTGTCTGGCCCGCTGGGACGCCCAGGCGGTGCTGGACACGGTGGTGGACCTGTGCCGCCGCCGCCTGCCCGAGCGGATGGGCATTCCCGCCGATCAGATTCAGGTCCTCTCCCCCACCCGCCGCCGGGGCACCGGCACCCGGGCCCTGAACCAGGCCCTCCAGGCCGCCCTGAACCCGCCCCTGGAGGGGAAGGGGGAGCGGCGGTTCGGCGACTGGGTCTTCCGGTCGGGGGACCGGGTGATGCAGGTGCGGAACAACTACGACATCCTCTGGCGGGAAGAGGGAGGGACTGACTCCGGCATGGGGATGTTCAACGGGGACGTGGGGGTGGTCCGGTCCATTGAGAAGGAGATCATCACCGTGGACTTTGACGGCAAGGTCGTGGAGTACACCCCGGATATGCTGGGGGAGCTGGAGCCCGCCTTCGCCGTGACGGTCCATAAGGCCCAGGGCTCTGAGTATCGGGCGGTGATTCTGGCCGCCTTTGAGGGAGCGCCCATGCTCATGACCCGAGGGGTGCTGTACACCGCCGTCACCCGGGCCAGAGAGCTGTTTATCGTGGTGGGCGACCCCGACGCCGTGGCCGGGATGGTCAACAACAACCGTCAGACCAGAAGATATTCCGGCCTGCGGGCCAGATTGATCGGGGAATGA
- the ybaK gene encoding Cys-tRNA(Pro)/Cys-tRNA(Cys) deacylase YbaK → MAKQKEEKTNVMRVLEQKNIPYTAHAYDPDAGLDGVSVAKQLGQDPETVFKTLVAQGASGGVYVFDIPVGDSLDLKKAAKAVGEKSIAMIAQKELLPLTGYIHGGCSPVGMKKQYPTIFHETAEIIDSIMVSAGKIGFQVELEPAALMELVGASTADLTV, encoded by the coding sequence ATGGCGAAGCAGAAGGAAGAAAAGACCAACGTGATGCGGGTGCTGGAGCAGAAAAATATCCCCTACACCGCCCACGCCTACGACCCCGACGCGGGGCTGGACGGGGTGAGCGTGGCGAAGCAGCTGGGGCAGGACCCGGAGACGGTGTTCAAGACCCTGGTGGCCCAGGGGGCCTCCGGGGGAGTGTATGTGTTTGACATCCCGGTGGGGGACAGCCTCGACCTGAAAAAGGCGGCCAAGGCGGTGGGGGAGAAGTCCATCGCCATGATCGCCCAGAAGGAGCTGCTGCCCCTGACGGGCTATATCCACGGCGGCTGTTCCCCGGTGGGGATGAAGAAGCAGTACCCCACGATTTTCCACGAGACGGCGGAGATTATCGACTCTATCATGGTGTCCGCCGGAAAGATCGGCTTCCAGGTGGAGCTGGAGCCCGCCGCCCTCATGGAGCTGGTGGGGGCGTCCACAGCGGACCTGACGGTGTGA
- the sigE_7 gene encoding ECF RNA polymerase sigma factor SigE, with the protein MEGPWNDPGGLARRHAPAVYRLAYARTGSRADAEDVMQEVFLRLVKAGPDFDSEEHAKAWLLRVASNCANDLFRLPWRRREEPLNENLSAPERPEEGSVTQAVLSLPARYRIPIHLYYYEGYSVAEIAKILGRSEGTVKSRLFRARDLLRNQLREEEDGGQIQV; encoded by the coding sequence ATGGAGGGACCGTGGAATGACCCCGGCGGGCTGGCGCGGCGGCACGCGCCGGCGGTGTACCGGCTGGCCTATGCCAGGACGGGCTCCCGGGCCGACGCGGAGGACGTGATGCAGGAGGTTTTCCTCCGTCTGGTGAAGGCCGGCCCGGACTTCGACAGCGAGGAACACGCCAAGGCCTGGCTGCTTCGGGTGGCGTCCAACTGCGCCAACGACCTGTTCCGCCTGCCCTGGCGGAGGCGGGAGGAGCCCCTGAACGAGAACCTGTCCGCGCCGGAGCGCCCGGAGGAGGGGAGCGTCACCCAGGCGGTGCTCTCCCTGCCAGCCCGGTACCGTATCCCCATCCACCTGTACTACTACGAGGGCTACTCCGTGGCCGAGATCGCCAAGATCCTTGGGAGAAGTGAGGGAACGGTCAAGTCCCGCCTGTTTCGGGCCAGGGACCTGCTGAGGAACCAGCTGAGAGAGGAGGAGGACGGTGGACAGATACAAGTTTGA
- the uvrA_2 gene encoding UvrABC system protein A produces MHTHISVKGARVNNLKNIDVKIPRDKLVVLTGLSGSGKSSLAFDTIYAEGQRRYVESLSSYARMFLGQMEKPDVDYIDGLSPAISIDQKTTSKNPRSTVGTVTEIYDYLRLLWARVGTPHCPICGKEIKQQTIDQIIDHVLALPEATRIQVMAPVIRGKKGEHAKIFEDARKSGYVRVRADGSLYDLSEEIKLDKNKKHHIEIVVDRLVIRDDITRRLTDSVEVASNLAGGLVVVNIVGEDRDIMFSQNYACEDCGVSIEELSPRMFSFNNPFGACPTCMGLGSQMKIDPELIIPNRDLSIVEGAITASGWNNIKSDGISRMYFDALAKKYKFKLNTPIKDLPQEIMDVILHGTNGEKLTIHYDQPRGKGTLYQPFEGIINNLERRYRETQSDAMKRELEECMSQCPCPTCQGRRLKKESLAVTVGGLDIDSYCRKSVTEALDFMEKLVLNETQTMIASQILKEIRNRLGFLQSVGLQYLTLSREAGTLSGGESQRIRLATQIGSSLMGVLYILDEPSIGLHQRDNDKLLQTLKELRDLGNTLLVVEHDEDTMREADYIIDVGPGAGVNGGTIVAAGTPEEVMDNPASITGDYLTGRKKIPVPSERRKGSGHYLKVFGAEEHNLRRVDVAFPLGTFTCVTGVSGSGKSSLVNEILFKKLGADLNRTKTRAGKHQRIEGEEFLDKVINIDQSPIGRTPRSNPATYTNLFSDIRDLFASTPDAKSRGYGPGRFSFNTRGGRCEACTGDGLLKIEMHFLPDIYVPCEVCKGKRYNRETLEVRYKGKNIYEVLEMTVDEALPFFENIPKIYNRLKTLEEVGLGYVKLGQPSTELSGGEAQRVKLATELSKRSTGKTIYILDEPTTGLHSADVHKLIEVLQRLVEGGNTIVVIEHNLDVIKTADHIIDLGPEGGDGGGQIVCTGTPEEVAACPGSYTGQYLKKML; encoded by the coding sequence ATGCACACACACATTTCCGTCAAGGGCGCGCGGGTGAACAACCTGAAAAATATCGACGTAAAGATTCCACGGGACAAGCTGGTGGTGCTCACCGGGCTGTCGGGGTCGGGGAAGTCGTCCCTGGCCTTCGACACCATCTACGCCGAGGGACAGCGGCGGTATGTGGAGTCGCTGTCCTCCTACGCCCGGATGTTCCTGGGGCAGATGGAGAAGCCCGACGTGGACTACATCGACGGCCTGTCCCCGGCCATCTCCATCGACCAGAAGACCACCTCCAAAAATCCCCGGTCTACAGTGGGCACGGTGACGGAAATTTACGACTACCTCCGCCTGCTGTGGGCCCGGGTGGGCACCCCCCACTGCCCCATCTGCGGCAAGGAGATCAAACAGCAGACCATCGACCAGATCATCGACCATGTGCTGGCCCTGCCCGAGGCCACCCGCATCCAGGTGATGGCTCCGGTGATCCGGGGGAAGAAGGGCGAGCACGCCAAAATCTTCGAGGACGCCCGGAAGTCGGGCTACGTCCGGGTACGGGCCGACGGCTCCCTCTACGACCTCAGCGAGGAGATCAAGCTGGACAAGAACAAAAAGCACCACATTGAGATTGTGGTGGACCGGCTGGTGATCCGGGACGACATCACCCGGCGGCTTACCGACAGCGTGGAGGTGGCCTCCAACCTGGCGGGAGGGCTGGTGGTGGTCAACATCGTGGGGGAGGACCGGGATATCATGTTCTCCCAAAACTACGCCTGTGAGGACTGCGGCGTGTCCATTGAGGAGCTGTCCCCCCGGATGTTTTCCTTCAACAACCCCTTTGGGGCCTGCCCCACCTGTATGGGCCTGGGCTCTCAGATGAAGATCGACCCGGAGCTCATCATCCCCAACCGGGACCTGTCCATTGTGGAGGGGGCCATTACCGCCTCCGGGTGGAACAACATCAAGTCCGACGGAATTTCCCGGATGTACTTCGACGCCCTGGCGAAGAAGTATAAATTCAAGCTGAACACCCCGATCAAAGACCTGCCCCAAGAAATAATGGATGTGATTCTCCACGGCACCAACGGAGAAAAGCTCACCATCCACTACGACCAGCCCCGGGGCAAGGGGACGCTGTACCAGCCCTTCGAGGGCATCATCAACAACCTGGAGCGCCGCTACCGGGAGACCCAGTCCGACGCCATGAAGCGGGAGCTGGAGGAGTGCATGTCCCAGTGCCCCTGCCCCACCTGTCAGGGGCGGCGGCTGAAAAAGGAGTCTTTGGCCGTCACCGTGGGCGGGCTGGACATCGACAGCTACTGCCGCAAGAGCGTCACCGAGGCCCTGGACTTTATGGAAAAGCTGGTGCTCAACGAGACCCAGACCATGATCGCCTCCCAGATTTTGAAGGAAATTCGGAACCGCCTGGGCTTCCTCCAGTCGGTGGGGCTGCAATACCTCACCCTGTCCCGGGAGGCGGGCACCCTGTCCGGCGGCGAGAGCCAGCGCATCCGGCTGGCTACCCAGATCGGGTCCTCCCTCATGGGGGTGCTCTATATCCTGGACGAGCCCTCCATCGGCCTGCACCAGCGGGACAACGACAAGCTCCTCCAGACCTTGAAGGAGCTGCGGGACCTGGGCAACACCCTCCTTGTGGTGGAGCACGACGAGGACACCATGCGGGAGGCGGATTATATCATCGACGTGGGCCCCGGGGCGGGGGTGAACGGGGGCACCATCGTGGCCGCCGGTACCCCGGAGGAGGTCATGGACAACCCCGCCTCCATTACCGGGGACTACCTCACCGGACGGAAAAAAATCCCCGTTCCGTCGGAGCGGCGGAAGGGGAGCGGGCACTATTTGAAGGTGTTCGGCGCGGAGGAGCACAACCTGCGCCGGGTGGACGTGGCCTTCCCCTTGGGGACCTTCACCTGCGTCACCGGGGTGTCGGGGAGCGGAAAATCCTCTCTTGTTAACGAGATTCTGTTCAAAAAGCTGGGGGCCGACCTGAACCGGACCAAGACCCGGGCGGGGAAGCACCAGCGCATTGAGGGGGAGGAGTTTTTAGACAAGGTCATCAACATCGACCAGAGTCCCATCGGCCGCACCCCCCGGTCCAACCCGGCCACCTATACAAACCTGTTCAGCGACATCCGGGACCTCTTCGCCTCCACCCCCGACGCCAAGAGCCGGGGCTACGGCCCGGGCCGGTTCTCCTTCAACACCCGGGGCGGGCGCTGCGAGGCCTGTACGGGAGACGGCCTGCTCAAAATCGAGATGCACTTCCTGCCGGATATCTATGTCCCCTGCGAGGTGTGCAAGGGCAAGCGGTACAACCGGGAGACCCTGGAGGTGCGGTACAAGGGCAAGAACATCTATGAGGTGCTGGAGATGACGGTGGACGAGGCCCTGCCCTTCTTCGAGAACATCCCCAAGATTTACAACCGCCTCAAGACCCTGGAGGAGGTGGGCCTGGGGTATGTGAAGCTGGGCCAGCCCTCTACCGAGCTGTCCGGCGGCGAGGCCCAGCGGGTCAAGCTGGCTACCGAGCTCAGCAAGCGGTCCACCGGCAAGACCATCTATATCCTGGACGAGCCCACCACCGGCCTGCACTCCGCCGACGTTCACAAGCTCATTGAGGTGCTCCAGCGGCTGGTGGAGGGGGGCAACACCATCGTGGTCATCGAGCACAACCTGGACGTGATTAAAACCGCCGACCACATCATCGATCTGGGCCCCGAGGGGGGCGACGGCGGCGGGCAGATCGTCTGCACCGGCACCCCCGAGGAGGTCGCCGCCTGCCCGGGGTCCTATACGGGGCAGTATTTGAAAAAGATGCTGTAA
- the uvrB gene encoding UvrABC system protein B, whose product MPKFEVVSEYTPSGDQPEAIAALAAGIENGLDEQTLLGVTGSGKTFTMAKIIEKVQRPTLVLAHNKTLAAQLCAEFREFFPNNAVEYFVSYYDYYQPEAYIPHTDTFIEKDSSINEEIDRLRLSATVSLLERRDVIVVSSVSCIYGLGEPEDFGQLMVSLRVGASLERDELLKKLVAIRYERNDIAFERNMFRVRGDTVEVWPAYWKDTAIRVEFFGDEIDRISEINVVTGSPIRRLQNIPIWPATHYVTPKDKMDAAIQEIYQEMEERVAFFEGENKLIEAQRIKQRTMYDIEMMQELGYCSGIENYSRVIEGRPVGSPPNTLLDYFPKDFVLFIDESHVTLPQVRAMYNGDRARKTTLVDYGFRLPCAFDNRPLQFPEFEKRVNQIVYVSATPGEYERTRSGQIVEQVIRPTGLLDPVIEVRPVEGQIDDLIGEINTRTARNERVLVTTLTKRMAEDLTTYLQGAGIKVRYMHHDIDAMERMEIIRDLRLGTFHVLVGINLLREGLDLPEVSLVAILDADKEGFLRSETSLIQTIGRAARNAQGMVVMYADTVTPSMRRAIDETERRRGIQDAFNKEHGIVPKTVIKSVRDLMSISAGEDTAEKRGEVQGLTKQQKAERIARLEKEMREAAKMLEFELAAALRDQIIELRGK is encoded by the coding sequence ATGCCTAAATTTGAAGTCGTATCCGAATACACCCCCAGCGGCGACCAGCCGGAGGCCATTGCCGCCCTGGCGGCGGGCATTGAGAACGGTCTGGACGAGCAGACTCTGTTAGGCGTCACCGGGTCGGGCAAGACCTTCACCATGGCAAAGATCATCGAGAAGGTCCAGCGGCCCACCCTGGTGCTGGCCCACAACAAGACGCTGGCCGCTCAGCTGTGCGCCGAGTTCCGGGAGTTCTTTCCCAACAACGCGGTGGAGTATTTTGTAAGCTACTACGACTACTACCAGCCCGAGGCCTACATTCCCCACACCGACACCTTTATTGAGAAGGACTCCTCCATCAATGAGGAGATCGACCGGCTCCGGCTGTCCGCCACCGTCTCCCTGCTGGAGCGGCGGGACGTGATCGTGGTAAGCTCGGTGTCCTGCATCTACGGTCTGGGCGAGCCGGAGGATTTTGGACAGCTGATGGTCTCCCTCCGGGTGGGGGCCAGCCTGGAGCGGGACGAGCTGTTGAAAAAGCTGGTGGCCATCCGCTACGAGCGCAACGACATCGCCTTTGAGCGCAATATGTTCCGGGTCCGGGGGGACACGGTGGAGGTCTGGCCCGCCTACTGGAAGGATACCGCCATCCGGGTGGAGTTCTTCGGGGACGAGATCGACCGCATCTCTGAAATCAACGTGGTGACGGGCTCCCCCATCCGGCGCTTGCAGAATATCCCCATCTGGCCCGCCACCCACTACGTCACTCCCAAGGACAAGATGGACGCCGCTATTCAGGAAATTTACCAGGAGATGGAGGAGCGGGTGGCCTTCTTCGAGGGCGAAAACAAGCTCATTGAGGCCCAGCGCATCAAGCAGCGCACCATGTATGACATCGAGATGATGCAGGAGCTGGGCTACTGCTCCGGCATTGAGAACTACTCCCGGGTGATTGAGGGCAGGCCGGTGGGCTCGCCCCCCAATACCCTCCTGGACTACTTCCCCAAGGACTTTGTTCTGTTCATCGACGAGAGCCACGTCACCCTGCCCCAGGTGCGGGCCATGTACAACGGCGACCGGGCTCGGAAAACCACCCTGGTGGACTACGGCTTCCGCCTGCCCTGCGCCTTCGACAACCGGCCCCTGCAATTTCCGGAGTTTGAGAAGCGGGTGAACCAGATCGTCTATGTCTCCGCCACCCCCGGGGAGTATGAGCGCACCCGGTCGGGACAGATTGTGGAACAGGTCATCCGGCCCACCGGCCTGCTGGACCCGGTGATTGAGGTGAGGCCGGTGGAGGGGCAGATCGACGACCTTATCGGTGAGATCAACACCCGCACCGCCCGAAACGAGCGGGTGCTGGTGACCACCCTCACCAAGCGGATGGCCGAGGATCTCACTACCTACCTCCAGGGGGCGGGCATCAAGGTGCGGTATATGCACCACGACATCGACGCCATGGAGCGGATGGAGATCATCCGGGACCTGCGGCTGGGCACCTTCCATGTGCTGGTGGGCATCAACCTCCTCCGGGAGGGCCTGGATCTGCCCGAGGTCTCCCTGGTTGCCATCCTGGACGCCGACAAGGAGGGCTTCCTGCGCTCCGAGACCTCCCTCATCCAGACCATAGGCCGGGCCGCCCGAAACGCCCAGGGCATGGTGGTTATGTACGCCGACACGGTGACTCCCTCCATGCGCCGGGCCATCGACGAGACCGAGCGCCGCCGGGGCATTCAGGACGCCTTCAACAAGGAACACGGTATCGTCCCCAAGACGGTCATCAAATCGGTGCGGGACCTGATGAGCATCTCCGCCGGCGAGGATACCGCCGAAAAACGGGGCGAGGTCCAGGGTCTCACCAAACAGCAGAAGGCCGAGCGTATCGCACGGCTGGAAAAGGAAATGCGGGAGGCCGCCAAAATGCTGGAATTCGAACTGGCCGCCGCCCTCCGGGATCAGATTATTGAGCTGCGGGGGAAATAG